From Rutidosis leptorrhynchoides isolate AG116_Rl617_1_P2 chromosome 3, CSIRO_AGI_Rlap_v1, whole genome shotgun sequence, a single genomic window includes:
- the LOC139902317 gene encoding uncharacterized mitochondrial protein AtMg00810-like: MWNAKLISALLEYGFVQIGNDYSLYILSKDDIFVALLVYVDDIIITDNNNSEVDNVKKFLNSKFMIKDLGLFKYFLGIEIIKGDEGLCMSQRKYCLDLLDEFGMSACKLIDTPLEVNSVLASEASEGDDFLENITEFQKLIGKLIYLTPTRPDISYSVQTLSQHMHAPLQSHVKAALRVLRYLKGSPGKGIYADWGKCFTRRSVSGLCLFLCGSLVSLKSKKQPTVSRSSTESEYRSLAATTCEIIFVLKLLDDFGIHNLLPVHLFCDNKSALLLAANPVFHERSKHFETDVHIVREKNLSGLLRLEYVDSKDQVADVFTKGLCKAQHHFLSQRLGLLDYFPNKIEGGCFLFFDDLKSYVAEW, encoded by the exons ATGTGGAATGCTAAACTTATCTCTGCTTTACTTGAGTATGGTTTTGTTCAAATTGGTAATGATTATTCTTTGTATATTCTGTCTAAAGATGATATATTTGTTGCTTTACTTgtctatgtggatgatattattattactgataataataattctgaAGTTGATAACGTTAAAAAGTTTTTGAATTCTAAGTTTATGATTAAAGATTTGGGATTatttaaatatttcttgggtattgaaATTATAAAAGGTGATGAAGGTTTGTGCATGTCACAAAGAAAATATTGTTTGGATTTGTTGGATGAGTTTGGTATGTCTGCTTGCAAACTTATTGATACACCTTTGGAAGTTAATTCAGTTTTAGCTTCTGAAGCATCAGAAGGTGATGATTTTTTGGAAAACATTACTGAATTTCAAAAATTAATTGGAAAACTTATTTATCTTACACCTACCAGACCTGACATATCTTATTCTGTTCAAACCTTAAGTCAACATATGCATGCTCCTTTACAATCACATGTTAAGGCTGCCTTAAGGGTTTTAAGGTATCTTAAGGGATCTCCTGGAAAAGGAATAT ATGCAGATTGGGGAAAATGTTTTACTAGAAGGTCTGTTTCAGGTTTATGTTTGTTTTTGTGTGGTTCTCTTGTGTCTTTAAAAAGTAAAAAACAGCCTACTGTTTCTAGATCTTCAACTGAATCTGAATATAGATCATTAGCTGCTACTACTTGTGAAATTATATTTGTTCTTAAACTTCTTGATGATTTTGGCATTCATAACCTGTTACCTGTTCATCTATTTTGTGATAATAAATCTGCTCTTCTTCTTGCTGCTAATCCTGTATTTCATGAAAGATCAAAACATTTTGAaactgatgttcatattgttagagaaaaAAATCTTTCTGGATTGTTAAGGTTGGAATATGTTGATTCAAAAGATCAAGTTGCAGATGTTTTCACTAAAGGATTATGCAAGGCTCAACATCATTTTCTTTCTCAAAGATTGGGATTATTGGATTATTTCCCGAATAAGATTGAGGGGGGAt gttttttaTTTTTTGATGATTTAAAGAGTTATGTTGCTGAATGGTGA